CCGGTTACTGCCTGGTTCTGATTACCTACAGAGTTGGGTTCCGGATCCATTCCTGATAATTTATGATATGCAGAAAACAATACCACCGGGTTGGTTACCGTAAAATAAATTCTGAAGCTGTTGATTTTTAAATCTTTCAAAAATTCCTTGTTTACGTTATATCCTAAAGTAATGGTACGCAATTTCAGGTATGAAGCATCGAACATCGCTAAAGTGGAAGAATATTTAGGGTTATCACCACTTAAATGCCTGCCCGGGCGCGGGAAATATGCATCGGTATTATCTTCCGTCCAGTAATCTACATCTACGTTATTTCCTCTGCCGGTCAGTCTGTTAAGGTAACTTGCAGAACCATACAGTGAACTGATCAGTATACCTCCGTGCTGAAATGCCCCTACTGTGCTTAAATCAAAGTTTTTGTACGCGAAACGCATATTGAACCCTCCCTGAAACTTAGGAGCCGTATCAAAAATCTGCCTGTCTGCAGGACCTATGGCACGAACCGGCGTACCGTCTGCATTATAACCTCCGGTATACAATACTTTGATCGAACCTGTTACGTCAGCCGGAGTTCCCGGTTCCAGGATACTTTGGTAAGGATCTCCTGCCTGCCAGAGGCCTACATACTGATAATCGTAAATGGCATTGATGTTATGGCCTACAAACCATAAATTGTTTTCATCCCGGTCAGTCCCTGAAGCCAGTGATAAGATTTTGTTTCTATTCGTGTAAAAATTTACGCCTGCCTCCCAGGTGAACCCTTCAGGATTATCGAAGATAATACCGTTTAAGGAAACTTCTACCCCTTTATTTTCAGACTCCGCAACATTTGCGGTCTGAGAGGCAATGCCTGATGAAATAGGAAGCGATTTACGGGTTAAAAGATCTACTGTATGGGTTCTGTAGACTTCTGCACTGCCGGTAAGCCTGCTGTTGAAAAATCCAAAGTCCAATCCGTAATTCTGTGTTTTAGAATATTCCCAGCCAAGATTGGCATTGGGTGCTTCAGTTACATATACACCGGTACTGTTTGTATTACCGAAATTATACGGTACCACACCCAATCTGCCCAATGTAGAGTACTCAGCAACTGCCTGGTTCGAAGTCTGTCCCCAGCCTGCTCTCAGTTTTAAAAGGTTAATGAATTTTACATTTTGCATGAAGGATTCATTGGTAATATTCCATCCCAGTGATATTGCCGGATAGGTATGCCATTTATTTCCGGGAGCCAGCCTGGAAGATCCGTCTGCGCGCAGAGTAGCCGTCAGCATATACTTGTTGTTAAAAGTATACATTACTCTTCCCATAGCGGACAGAAGCCCGTTCTGGATATACAGCTGATCTTCGGGTTTCACAGAAATATCGGCTTGAGGAGCCTGCCCTAGATTATAGTATTGGAAGAAGTCGGCCGGAACATTTCTGGCACTCATGTAAGAACTGACAATCCTGTTTCCTTCGGCTGAATATAACCCTACAGCATTGATTTTATGTTTTCCGAAAGTACGGTCGTACGTCAAGAGGTTTTCCAGTACCCAGTGATAGGTCTGGTTGTTTCCTCTTCCTGCAGATGACGGCCCGAGCGGATTGGTATTGAATACACCTACTCCTGCATAGTTCCCGCTATTGGATGTGCGGTAATCCAATCCTACATTTAATCTGTATTTAAGCCCGTTTATAATATTAAGCTCACCGTACATATTATTATACGAGGCAAAAGATTTACTTTCGTCAATATATTTGTCTCCCAGGCCGTTTATCCCTTGACGTGTATAAATCCAGGTCTGGTCTATCCCTCCTGCTGTGATCATGGTCCGCTTCAGACTTCCGTCAGCATTATAAGGGTTTGCCAACGGCGAATATCCTAAAATCGCTCCGGGATTCAGCCCGTTTCCTTCTGATACAGAATAATTGGTATTGGTTGTGAAACCAAACTTGAATACTTTGCCTATCTGCTGATCAATGGCCATTCTTAAAGCAAATCTTTCATAGTTCTGGATCGGGATCAGTGCGTCCTGTTTGAAATAAGACAGCCCTACATTATAATTTCCGCCTTCCGTACCGCCTGAAATCCCGACGTCATGACTCGTCATCATTGCCGGTTTGTAATATAAATCCTGCCAGTCTGTATTTGTGTTATTGCTTTCATCTACGCCATTGTTATATAATGGGGTATTAGTACCGGCCGGAACGGCATACGCCCTAAGTTTGGCAAATTTTTCTCCATCCATCATAGGATACTTAGAGAAGAGCGTCTGAACGCCGGTAAATGTATTATAGGTAAACTTGGGCTTCTGTCCTTTTGATCCCCTGTTGGTGGTTACCAGGATAACCCCGTTTGCCCCTCTGGAACCATAAATTGCCGTTGCGGATGCATCTTTCAGGATATCAAGGCTTTTAATGTCACTGGAGCTGATGTCGCTCAGTGATCCTGTAAACGGAATGCCGTCAAGAACGATAAGCGGATCATTATTCCCCGTTAACGACCTTGTCCCACGGATACGGATCTGC
The sequence above is a segment of the Chryseobacterium sp. JJR-5R genome. Coding sequences within it:
- a CDS encoding SusC/RagA family TonB-linked outer membrane protein; protein product: MNRFYFAKTNKAAIFFAMALLPSGMVYSQVKKDTVTKEKKIDEVVVIGYGTQRKESVTGSVATVKGDALREVPSANITQALQGRAAGVDITQTSTKPGAAMQIRIRGTRSLTGNNDPLIVLDGIPFTGSLSDISSSDIKSLDILKDASATAIYGSRGANGVILVTTNRGSKGQKPKFTYNTFTGVQTLFSKYPMMDGEKFAKLRAYAVPAGTNTPLYNNGVDESNNTNTDWQDLYYKPAMMTSHDVGISGGTEGGNYNVGLSYFKQDALIPIQNYERFALRMAIDQQIGKVFKFGFTTNTNYSVSEGNGLNPGAILGYSPLANPYNADGSLKRTMITAGGIDQTWIYTRQGINGLGDKYIDESKSFASYNNMYGELNIINGLKYRLNVGLDYRTSNSGNYAGVGVFNTNPLGPSSAGRGNNQTYHWVLENLLTYDRTFGKHKINAVGLYSAEGNRIVSSYMSARNVPADFFQYYNLGQAPQADISVKPEDQLYIQNGLLSAMGRVMYTFNNKYMLTATLRADGSSRLAPGNKWHTYPAISLGWNITNESFMQNVKFINLLKLRAGWGQTSNQAVAEYSTLGRLGVVPYNFGNTNSTGVYVTEAPNANLGWEYSKTQNYGLDFGFFNSRLTGSAEVYRTHTVDLLTRKSLPISSGIASQTANVAESENKGVEVSLNGIIFDNPEGFTWEAGVNFYTNRNKILSLASGTDRDENNLWFVGHNINAIYDYQYVGLWQAGDPYQSILEPGTPADVTGSIKVLYTGGYNADGTPVRAIGPADRQIFDTAPKFQGGFNMRFAYKNFDLSTVGAFQHGGILISSLYGSASYLNRLTGRGNNVDVDYWTEDNTDAYFPRPGRHLSGDNPKYSSTLAMFDASYLKLRTITLGYNVNKEFLKDLKINSFRIYFTVTNPVVLFSAYHKLSGMDPEPNSVGNQNQAVTGYQARQLIIGTNNPSTRNYLMGLNLTF